From Pan paniscus chromosome 6, NHGRI_mPanPan1-v2.0_pri, whole genome shotgun sequence, one genomic window encodes:
- the TAS2R39 gene encoding taste receptor type 2 member 39, producing MLGRCFPPDTKEKQQLRMTKLCDPAESELSPFLITLILAVLLAEYLIGIIANGFIMAIHAAEWVQNKAVSTSGRILVFLSVSRIALQSLMMLEITISSTSLSFYSEDAVYYAFKISFIFLNFCSLWFAAWLSFFYFVKIANFSYPLFLKLRWRITGLIPWLLWLSVFISFSHSMFCINICTVYCNNSFPIHSSNSTKKTYLSEINVVGLAFFFNLGIVTPLIMFILTATLLILSLKRHTLHMGSNATGSNDPSMEAHMGAIKAISYFLILYIFNAVALFIYLSNMFDINSLWNNLCQIIMAAYPAGHSILPIQDNPGLRRAWKRLQLRLHLYPKEWTL from the coding sequence ATGCTAGGGAGATGTTTTCCTCCAGACACCAAAGAGAAGCAACAGCTCAGAATGACTAAACTCTGCGATCCTGCAGAAAGTGAATTGTCGCCATTTCTCATCACCTTAATTTTAGCAGTTTTACTTGCTGAATACCTCATTGGTATCATTGCAAATGGTTTCATCATGGCTATACATGCAGCTGAATGGGTTCAAAATAAGGCAGTTTCCACAAGTGGCAGGATCCTGGTTTTCCTGAGTGTATCCAGAATAGCTCTCCAAAGCCTCATGATGTTAGAAATTACCATCAGCTCAACCTCCCTAAGTTTTTATTCTGAAGACGCTGTATATTATGCATTCAAAATAAGttttatattcttaaatttttgtaGCCTGTGGTTTGCTGCCTGGCTCAGTTTCTTCTATTTTGTGAAGATTGCCAATTTCTCCTACCCCCTTTTCCTCAAACTGAGGTGGAGAATTACTGGATTGATACCCTGGCTTCTGTGGCTGTCCGTGTTTATTTCCTTCAGTCACAGCATGTTCTGCATCAACATCTGCACTGTGTATTGTAACAATTCTTTCCCTATCCACTCCTCCAACTCCACTAAGAAAACATACTTGTCTGAGATCAATGTGGTCGGTCTGGCTTTTTTCTTTAACCTGGGGATTGTGACTCCTCTGATCATGTTCATCCTGACAGCCACCCTGCTGATCCTCTCTCTCAAGAGACACACCCTACACATGGGAAGCAATGCCACAGGGTCCAACGACCCCAGCATGGAGGCTCACATGGGGGCCATCAAAGCTATCAGCTACTTTCTCATTCTCTACATTTTCAATGCAGTTGCTCTGTTTATCTACCTGTCCAACATGTTTGACATCAACAGTCTGTGGAATAATTTGTGCCAGATCATCATGGCTGCCTACCCTGCCGGCCACTCAATTCTACCGATTCAAGATAACCCTGGGCTGAGAAGAGCCTGGAAGCGGCTTCAGCTTCGACTTCATCTTTACCCAAAAGAGTGGACTCTGTGA